In the genome of Limnothrix sp. FACHB-406, the window ACCTTCAGAGGTGCGCCCTCGCTCCAGGTTGGTGACCAGGGCCCGCATGATGCTGCCGGGGTTGATGCCAGGGTGCTGATAGAAGCTGCTGTCTTCGATCGCGATGACGGCTCGCTTGAGGTGGGGCGAGATTTGATTTAGGGGGACCACGACCCGGTTGGCTTCGTCGTGCAAGCTGGCCAGCACACGCCCTTTGATGTCGTAGATATAGCTGGTTTCGCTGGGAGTGTAGGTTTGCAGAATCCGCACGTCCGGTAGGTTGCGGAAGCTAACGGCCAAGCCCACCAAGGCTCCGGCCACGGCGGCGCTGCCCAGCATGGTGACGGTCAACAGGGTGCCGCCGGTAATTTGCCCCGCTCCAACGACCAAACGCCACAGGCCCGGGCTGGGAGGCTCGATCGGGGGAGATGGGGCGGGTGTTGATCGGGGCAAGGGGCGAACTCCCGATCGGGGACGACGGGGAGAAGGCTTGTGTGAAACGTTGGAAGACACAGGCGAAAGCAGGCTCCTAACCGATCGCGATCGATGGAATTGCACCGTATCCTAGCATTTGAATTTGTGGGTCAAGTTTAAGATCTCAGCCCTGCGGGGCCAGGAGCGCGATCGGTGACGATTCAGGAATTGGGTTTGCTGTTGGGGTCAATTGTGGCCAGCGTGGTGGGGCAATTTTTGCTAAAAGCGGGGGCCCTGCGCTTGGGCAAAGTGACCGGCGACAACTGGCTCAGTCACTTGCTGTCCATGGTCACCACCTGGGAACTGGTGGCAGGGCTGACGGCCTACGGCCTCGGGGCGATCGCCTATATCCTGCTGTTGACCCGGGTTAAGCTCAGCATTGCCGCCCCTTCCGTTTCCCTGATCTACGTGTTCACGGTGCTGATTGGGGTGGTGGCTTTTGGGGAATCCCTCCCGATCGCTCGGCTCGTCGGCGTTGGACTGATTATGACCGGGGTGGTTTTGGTGGCCTCTCAGTCCTAGGGAACAGCTTGAGCCTTTTGGGTTTTGGATCCTGGGGTCTCGACG includes:
- a CDS encoding EamA family transporter, producing MTIQELGLLLGSIVASVVGQFLLKAGALRLGKVTGDNWLSHLLSMVTTWELVAGLTAYGLGAIAYILLLTRVKLSIAAPSVSLIYVFTVLIGVVAFGESLPIARLVGVGLIMTGVVLVASQS